ggcggcgcggcgcggcgcggcCGACCCGGTGGCGCGCAAGGCGCTGACGCTGCTGCTGTCGGTGTGCGTGCCGGGCCTCTTCCTGCTGCTGGTGGCGCTCGACCGCATGGAGTACGTGCGCACCTTCCGGAAGCGCGAGGACCTGCGCGGCCGCCTCTTCTGGGTGGCGCTGGACCTGCTGGACCTGCTGGACATGCAGGCCAGCCTGTGGGAGCCGCCGCGCAGCGGGCTGCCCCTGTGGGCCGAGGGCCTCACCTTCTTCTACTGctacatgctgctgctggtgctgccgTGCGTGGCGCTCAGCGAGGTCAGCATGCAGGGCGAGCACATCGCGCCGCAGAAGATGATGCTCTACCCGGTGCTCAGCCTCGCCACCGTCAACGTGGTGGCCGTGCTGGCGCGCGCCGCCCACATGGCGCTGTTCCGCGACAGCCGCGTCTCCGCCATCTTCGTGGGCAAGAACGTGGTGGCGCTGGCCACCAAGGCCTGCACCTTCCTGGAGTACCGGCGCCAGGTGCGCGACTTCCCGCCACCCGCGCTGGCGCTGGAGCTGCAGCCGCCCGCCCCGCAGCGCAACTCGGTGCCGCCGCCCCAGCCGCTGCACGGCCCCCCGGGTCGCCCCCGCGGCCCCTCGCCCACGCGCGATGCCCTGGACACGTGACCGGGGCCCCCAGACTCCGAGACGCGTGGCGGCAGGCGCGCGCGGTTtgcatgggatggggtggggtcaGGTGCGGAGAGCGCCCCTACCCGCGGGGCCCGCGGCCGCGCCTTCATCTCAGGGATCCCTCGGACCACGGACCTCGGCCCCGGCCCGGGAGCCAGTGTGTGCGGCCGGGGCGGAGCGGGGAGGGTCC
This window of the Budorcas taxicolor isolate Tak-1 chromosome 21, Takin1.1, whole genome shotgun sequence genome carries:
- the TMEM121 gene encoding transmembrane protein 121, with amino-acid sequence MVLPPPDRRHVCLTTLVIMGSMAVMDAYLVEQNQGPRKIGVCIIVLVGDVCFLLALRYVAVWVGAEVRTAKRGYAMVLWFLYVFVLEIKLYFIFQNYKAARRGAADPVARKALTLLLSVCVPGLFLLLVALDRMEYVRTFRKREDLRGRLFWVALDLLDLLDMQASLWEPPRSGLPLWAEGLTFFYCYMLLLVLPCVALSEVSMQGEHIAPQKMMLYPVLSLATVNVVAVLARAAHMALFRDSRVSAIFVGKNVVALATKACTFLEYRRQVRDFPPPALALELQPPAPQRNSVPPPQPLHGPPGRPRGPSPTRDALDT